From the Engraulis encrasicolus isolate BLACKSEA-1 chromosome 18, IST_EnEncr_1.0, whole genome shotgun sequence genome, the window CAGCTGTTATTTGACGACGAcattgatgatgacattgattGTCTCAGTAATGGATATCCTGACAGCATGGACTCAGCTAAGGAGGAGCCGTTTGACGAGCGCATAGATCCCGTTTTGGAcgtgtaagtagcctacatgcgaCTGCACACCAGCATTACTACACCGACTGTATGCACgcaccgatagatagatagatagatagatagatagatagatagatagatagatagatatgactcgactctatatataataataatttagttagaactttatttgtccccgtggggcaatgtattgcactcgctggcacaatacacataagacacagtgagacataagttataagcagacaagcacatagaacataaaagataaaacacaacaattgacattcacactagtacacattgggtggctgcataactacttgacctcatttagtgcttttaataataataataaaaataataataatagtaatagcaaaTGTTATTCTATATTATATGGTCATATAATAGCTATCCAAATTTACAGGGTAGCTATGCATATAATAGTTATATAGTTATATAGTGCATGCTGAGCATTTGCAAATGTATAATACTATATGCACAATATAATACTGTTTGCACAATCACTATGTTGTCAAAATGGCAAGGTAGATGCAAGGTACAGCGTAAGCGCTGTAATAGTAGTTGTAAAGGTCACTACCATACTACTGCTATTACACTTTACTAATGTGTTACTACATGCAATTTGAATGCttacatataaatatacataaatacatcaaTTTAATGTTTGCTGCTCAGATCAATTCTTTGTTTGTCAAAGTGTTCACTGCAATGAAATACATGCAAATGGTCCTTATTGTAAGAAATAACATGTAGTATATATCTTCTTTACTTAGAGGGGAGTCTCCTGTAGATGTGGaggtggacagtggagaagaacaGAGCGGGACATGCCCTACACAAATTGGCAGATGAATTGGGAGCTTCAGAACATCTGGTGCAGGTTGCTGCAGCTTCTGCTGAAATACAGAGGCTGTCTGGAGATATCACAATACCTGCCACCACTCCTGCTGCTGCCCCACCAAAGCCTTCCACCTCCACTGCTCCTTCTGTTGCCCCACCACAATCTGCTAGTCACCGGCTACAGCCTGCcacggccactgctgctgctgcggctgcctccttctCCCGGCCTGCTGCCGCTGCCTCCTCGTGCCGCAAGCGACATCCTGCTGAGactgtcaccctctccccctcctctcctgcccgccgtcgccctccagttgcctctgctgcacgctgcaagggtccctgctgcggctgcctcctcctcccggtctgctgctgctgcggctgcctcctccttatggcctgaagctgcggctacctcctccttatggcctgaagctgcggctacctcctccttatggcctgatgctgcggctgcctcctcctcccggtctgctgctgctgcggctgcctcctccttatggcctgaagctgcggctaccacctccttatggcctgaagctgcggctacctcctccttatggcctgatgctgcggctgcctcctcctcccggtctgctgctgctgcggctgtctcctcattatggcctgatgctgcggctgcctcctcctcccggcctaCTGCCGCTGCCTCCTCGCGCCGCATGCGACCTCCTGCTGTGACTgtcaccctcatcctctcctgcccgccgtcgccttccagttgcctctgctgcacgaCGCAAGGGTCCCTCTCCTGCACGCCGTCGCCCTGCCCCACCGCAAAGCCAGCTGTGCAACACAGCAGATGACGACCCTGATGGTTGGCAAGACATTACTGTCGCTGATGTCAAGCCAACAATACTTCTTTTTCTCCCCCCTAACGCCGCCCAGAAGTCCAGCTGGACTTGCTCCAATCATACTCCCCCCCACTGGACCTTTGTGTTCTGGCCAACGGGGCTCTGGTGTGCTTGCCTTGACTGACAATACAATATAGCAAAAACAAATTGAGAAGCGAAAAAATTGCATCGTTACAGGTACTATGGACATGCCCAGTCTTACTAtgcagtgtcacaggaagtatgACGTGCCCGGGCTACTTGTGTGGCCATTTTTGTAACTATAATAATATTACTAATGACTGTGTTTGTATAGTAGTGTTCGTTCCAATCATGCAGATCTATCTATTTTAGAAGTCTGACAAAAACACACCACACGTTTTGAGGTGTTTCCAAAGTCATACATCCTTGGGAAGCAACGTTTTGAGGAAAGGCTCCTTGAGGGAAAAAACTCCCTTGGAAAATCATTTTCAGAAGACTGATCATATCTGAAAAATAgtacacagtatgcatacattcatatccACTGCACCTAGCAAAAGCACAATGTGCAGTGCTTCTGTATAACAGTAATATAAGTCTGGATAGGTTTTGGGCACGTTTTGGAGAGAGTgtggacccctgctgtagaaaatacagctatgcttctcaattaatcaaaaaaatgggtttatataggactaaatgtaaatgtaggtggagtcacacttgatttttattgatatgactgtttttgcctttgggtacttttggagaggtttggagaggttGGGTAGACACTTTTGGGAACGCCTATGTCATGTAATGGATATTCTTTTGCAGCTCTTACAAACCTTTGTCTATTGCCTTCAAATTTTTCACACATGTTGCCAACATATAGGTGCATCATGTCATGTAATTTTTTTGGACCTGTGCCACTCCTAAATAATTGTGCACTATAGAATCCAAATAAATCATAGgcgatttttgatttttttacatttttactgctgtgccaactgtaatattgaattcataatgttctcattaaaacactttaactctttgaacatgatgtcccaaatgtattctgttatgtggttcataaattttgtaaatagcatatgtagaaccagagatattctactgTACATAATAAGTGTCAAATATAGGCGGAAATTGCAATTTTTTGCATCTGCATCAAAGGGTTATAGGGCACCATTATATCAACAATAAAGGCCTTATTGGCAGTGAagatgacatttgtgtgtgtacacactcttCACAAATAATTGATTTGTCCTTAAAACATGTCTTGTAAGTCACTTATTCAGACAGGTATGCATGTGAGAGTGGCTAACATGTCAAGctcaaaataaagtgttactgtatGCACGTTGCCAGAACCAGTGTGCGGTGGCCCTTACTGTTCAACCTAACATCCTTTCAaaaggacagtcatgggtaagcggttagggcgtcagactactACCTTGgaccgccattgggggctgtcccctagcacgggtgaggcataaatgcaatttcattgtgtgcagtgaacatttgggtgctgtgtagtgctgtgtcagaatgacaatgggtgttggaTTTTCCCAATTGGGCTTCCTTTCAATATGCCTGCCGTGCATCACTGGTTAGACACCTGTGGGAACATGGCATGCTGTTACGTCATCATTTACTGTGCACTGTTGCAACCATTTGACCCAGACTGTCTAGGTACAGTGACATTATCAATTATAGGTGAGATGATGAAATAGTGTACCTATAGTATGAAATATGAAGCCATCCCGAGCCTTACTGCtccgtttgaagggacgaggggcaaggggaaggcgaagggataggggtagaaattagaaatgggattcggcCAACTGTATGTCTTGCATGGAATAGAGCAGTGATTATCAAACTGTGGACCCTGAACGTATtccacactgtattccccaacagtactgtgaactagaaaagtttatgctgttgtactcaatattgcaaaaatgtaatGACATAAACGTCTCcttcatatgcatgaatgtatgtagagtttacataaaacatttggtcacaaagcTAAAACTTTAGTGGCAATAAGTTTCCACAATTTGtttgagttcgtggaacatgttggggtttaacctttttcaacttggggcccactcgaaattgtcaaaaatgtttgtgGCCCACTTTTTACCctattaagaataaaactcaaatgaatcaatagcaacacacaccaaatcatgattataatttgtagaaaatgatttcaaggcccacttggaataccttcagggcctatCAGTGGgacccggcccataggttgaaaatctcTGCCCTAGTGTAACCTGTGCatttgaagaaactgacaataaaaccgacttgactccACTTGATTATCATCACTGCTTTTTATTATCATACAACGCTGAAATTGGGCAAAAACATTAATATAATAATACATAGACGTGAATGCAATCGACAGATAAATGTTTACAATGTTTTCAGGGGTACTGTGTTATTCAAATATAGTAGTTAACTTAGTAACCCAGTACATTAGGAAACTTTCAGAGACAAGACCAAGTCAATTTCAACTGTCATTCTTTTCAATAGAGAGACACACATCAATACATTACTTTAATTGCATGAGAGAAGAATCTACGGTACAAATACGGCACGTTAAAATCAGCTTCATGCTTTTCTGGAACCACGGATAGAACAGTGCATAAATAACAGGGTTGCATAAAGAGTTCAGGTACAGAACAAGTGATAAGAAGTTCAGCACAGTTGTAACTACATCGCTGTGGATATAATCAGCCAAGAGACTCGCAATGAAATATGGCACGACACACGAGAGGAACACAAACACCAGGATACCCAGAGCTTTGGCCGCCTTTCTCTCCGATCGTTTGGGCACGTTGTCATTCTTCACCCAGGCGGCATTGCCCTGCGCGTTAGCTGCCCTAATGGCGCGGGCATGTTTTCTGGCAATGGCAAAGATTTTCACGTACAGCACAAACATAATGGAGCACGGGAATACAAAGGTCATCAGAAAGGCGGCCCAAGTCCAGGCTTTGCTGATGATGACGGGACACTGATGCGGGCACTGTTTCAGAGAGGTTGTGAAAAAGCCGTTGCAATACAGCAGAGCAAAGTTGCCTGCCGAGGAACCGGCCCAGTTTGCTAAAGAGAGAACGACAGCCAGTCTCACAGTTACCCGTTTGGTGTACATGAACGGATTGCTCAGAGCCAGATATCTGTCCACTGCGATGAGAACCACATTTTGCACAGAGGCACACGTCAGCTGAAAAGCGAAAAAGTTCAGAAAGGCACACACGGAGACGCCAAAGATCCAACAACTTTCCACCATCCAAATGAACCCCAGTGGCATCACAAACAGTCCCACCATGAAGTCCGACACAGCCAAGGACAATAGTAGCACATTAGTCGGTGTGTGCAGCTGCCTGAAGTGACACACAGATATGATAACCAGCAGGTTGCCAAACACAGTCGTTATTACAATGAGTATTGCGCAAATGTAGAACGCCACATATCCTGGAGTCACTGTTGTTTTCCCAAAGCAAGAGATGCAGTAGTCCATGCGGGTGTGATTGCTGGCTGCTGCTGATGTGTTTGCTTGTAGGTATGTGGTGGACTCATTGCTGAGCCCCCTGGAAACTGCATTGGAATCCCATGACATGGTCACAGAGCTACTGGATCAGGAGGCTTGGTGTGTGCTATTTATACCGTTTAAACACCACCATAttcattatttgtttttatttttttctttccttctttctttcttttgctttcaTGTCACATTGTGTGTTGTCATCAAGCTTGGATATTACATGTCCTGGATGAATGCAATGGGACTTCATTATTTGGTGTCAAATTAGACAAACAGGTACGGTTCCTGGTGTagagtaattattatttttagtgcTGCTTAAGGAGATGTGCTTGCTGTGTGACTTATATTATGCATGCAACCACATGCTACCAAGTGCATTCACATTCAAAGAGCTATCAGAGTGCTATGCATGACACTGCGGGTATCatgtagggggcagatagccaaagGGCTCTCATTTTTCCACCATTTTGTATCATTTTTCttttccatcattgtttgactTTACCGCTACCTCTACATGGATGTTCGGTAGATTGACCCTCGTAACTCTGTCAATatgacaccatacacacacagctgtgtaccTTGtgtttggtaggcctactgtagcctgggcaaagccgactgttgactccgacaaacagtctggcgaaagcgaagaggaatctgtctccacggagggtgggagatggtctgatcttactctgccatttaaattaattggagttccaaattcaaattaaaactcaaattgtgctttattagcatgactttCACGATGTAGTATCGCAAAAGCatgcaaataacaaaacaaaagtgtgaatagtgttaccttaaccaatcagtaacggacttcacggtgagttctgcatcaccactctcaaccgcTAACCGAGGCTTTTGTCGCCAGGCTAGGCCTATTGTACCAcgcacaaaattgacataaaatacgcAATCACATATAGAAACACAGTTGTGCATGAAAAGTGCACGCGCAcctgtatcctgcagcaagcatatccccaGCCTGGTTGTTTTGTttgaatgtttttcttttcttttttacattagCTATTGGGTATCCACAGGAACAAAAAACAGGCTCTGGCATTTTGGTACTGATTTGGCTGCAACACTAGCCTAGTAAAATAACATGCTGGGTGTAGCGGAGGGGCGTTATGTTGCCCAGCTGAGACTTgagcagtgttgtcagattgggctgtttcccgcccaattgggctgcttaggatggccgtgagcgggtaaaaatggcatttagcagaaaaacccgcccaatttttgccatagaaatcaatagaattgggcgggattttgtactTCTAGGCGGGATTTTgtacttctaggcgggttttgagcatttcatCTGCCAACCCTGGACTTGAgtccggaccttctggggtagtaatcTGGGGCTCTGACCCCTACACCATAGAaggtctttggtgtagtggtcaaagCCACAGCTTACTACCCCCAGAAGGCCCGGGTTCGTGTCCCAGCTGGGCAAcactactccccttcgctacaaatggtgtcagaagtgggatggctactgtgaggccatcggaagcgtaaccattgtgtgtgagccgttattccaggattggtgaccctggtgtgagggaccccagtgatgggtgaagcattgatgatggggcatattggatgggagaagcatgatgggcagttgcacgagggacaccatgagtgtgtgaagtgaaggggaaggcagtgtgatggagtgaccatcactagggttctaggtgtgttctgactgtcacgccaacaagcTTGGCATTTTGGTATaatggtcagagccccagtttactaccccaaacGCGCCGGATTTGAGTCTCAGCTGGATAACTCTACTCCCCTACACTGGGACCGCCCATGCTAACTACGACATTCATTTCTCATTTAAtctgaaggtcttggctgtgcagcaatgtatCGGGTCAACTTCAccacattttaatttttttcataAAATACTTTTCTgccaacaccgtcagacacaattcgaagtaaaaataaaataaaaacgtttttATAATAAAGTCAAGAATTATTTTAATAAAACTTGTCACCTCCATCAAATGTCAACACTGTCAGATTTTTTTGTCCAACCGTGGTGGTGACAAAAAAGCCTTCAGATgtgcctcagtggaggctagagtataattttggatcacaataAATACTAGTATGTCTTATAATGTGTCATTAACCAGCACAACTCAGTCACATATGGAACAAGCTGACAAGCTATGGAACATCACTTGACAGTGTtgacatctgacggtggtgacaaaaaacattaggacatgtatatgtccctGGTTGTTAGAGTGAGATGAGTtagtcatctctatgggagaaagCTAATTGGCTGTCGACCCGATGAAGATTtagtaaaatcactcctgaaagGTGGAATTTGCGCCGTGGGCGGGGCCGCCCGCTGCCTATATAATGCGGAAGATTAGGCGCAAACTTATGAGTCACGCTGTCTTCGGCTGTGGCGAGTCTATGGGAGCGTGCAATCACTCCCGGATCGCATGCTGACCAACCACATGAGTAGGAcgttcctagcctgattatcatcgactttcaaatctcttcgagacttggtctgaccaagagcataacaatgatcatttcccaaacagcatttcccaaatggcctcccttggtttgctaatgattgtttgcttcccaacaaagtgtgaggagttcccgtatttgcgggaactcagaaagtacctgcattgactcctgacctgactagtagcaacgatgaagctgttgcgtcactaggagggcacggcctggctaggacgTTCCCAAAAAGGTCCCCTGTATGAACAGTGCTCCCATCACCCAAGGCCTGTGGCGGGTGATCCCAAAACCCTGTGTCCCAGAGACATAGCGGTCACATCAAGTTGGTAAAACCGGACAAAGGTATGGGGGTtggcccagagccatacagagggagagttggGCAATCTCCACAGTGTCCTAAGGCCCACTTctgcattagcaaaattagctgtttagcgtctcagaactgcttatgcgttgcgaatgttagtgcctagaagtgggtgtagcacacagcaaatgcgatgcgatgcaatgcagggaatatgacttgctgttcgtagtaataacatcagataaacatcacagatggtaaaactgttgtgattatcattacggAGACAGTTGATACACCTTTGTGGTGactaccccgcagtatagttcattagtccttatttttggctttttatgtggtggttctatgttgagtctatggaaagacagccgctttaggcacgacctcgatctcgggCTGCAATTtcattcctggtcctccaatcgcgcaactctccctctgtatggctctgggttgGCCCAGCCAGTCATTCTGCATACATCTGAAAAGGCAGAACCTATGGAGAGGACCCAAGACGTGGAGAGGACCCAAGACATGGAGACCGCGCACGCGCAGAGTGCGCTCTGACCTGAACAGGGGGAGAAAGCCCCTTACAGTCATAGGCCAGCATAATGGCCTGAACCAGCCATTTGGAGAGCCTCTGCTTGGACAAAGCAAGTCCCTTAGACAGGTTAGCGAAGCACACGCACAGCTGCAAAGTCTTCCTGAAAGAGTGAGTCCTGTCCATATGAATCCGTAATGTgcgcacagggcacaagttgtgctgGCGCCACAGCTCCACAGATTGAAAAGGAGCGCAAAAGGCGTGAAGCTCTCTGGGCTCACAACTGAAGGCGTTCTGAATTTTTGGCATGAACGCTGGGTTCATTTTCAGAACAACAAGAGTGTTGTCATAAGCAAACTGCACACAGGCAGGATTGACTGACGAgcttcctccccctttcgccccccacgtggggcgcttattggcttattggctgttttctggggaggggggcattgcgatcaaaatcctactgctcatggcactccacagagaagcacggccagactaccgtagtggagccaatcctttggcggaagtacgtaggatggctcccTAGGCTAGCGTAAGTCCACCTTGTGGAGAGGCTCGAAGGGGGACACACATAGAGCCTCCAGTACCAGGCAGATATCCCAGCGGGGCATTGTCTGCCTCGCCACTGGGCGTACGTGCCTGGCTCCTTTAAAGGGAACCCGGTGCAGGAaagggtcaaaaaaggt encodes:
- the LOC134468679 gene encoding trace amine-associated receptor 13c-like, which translates into the protein MVGLFVMPLGFIWMVESCWIFGVSVCAFLNFFAFQLTCASVQNVVLIAVDRYLALSNPFMYTKRVTVRLAVVLSLANWAGSSAGNFALLYCNGFFTTSLKQCPHQCPVIISKAWTWAAFLMTFVFPCSIMFVLYVKIFAIARKHARAIRAANAQGNAAWVKNDNVPKRSERKAAKALGILVFVFLSCVVPYFIASLLADYIHSDVVTTVLNFLSLVLYLNSLCNPVIYALFYPWFQKSMKLILTCRICTVDSSLMQLK